Proteins found in one Vallitalea guaymasensis genomic segment:
- the rplD gene encoding 50S ribosomal protein L4, translating to MAKVSVYNMEGKQVEEIELNDNIFGVEINEHLMHMSVVGQLANKRQGTQSAKTRSEVRGGGAKPWRQKGTGRARQGSIRAPHWTGGGVVFAPKPRDYSIKLNKKEKRAALKSALTAKVNDNKLIVVDELKLDEVKTKKMSEVLANLKVQKALVVLNDNDKNVVLSTRNIRGVKTALTNTINVYDILKYDTFVVTKDAVATIQEVYA from the coding sequence ATGGCAAAAGTTTCTGTTTACAACATGGAAGGTAAACAAGTTGAAGAAATAGAACTTAATGACAATATATTTGGTGTAGAAATAAATGAACACTTAATGCATATGTCAGTTGTAGGACAGCTTGCAAATAAACGCCAAGGCACACAAAGTGCAAAAACTCGTTCAGAAGTAAGAGGTGGCGGAGCTAAGCCTTGGAGACAAAAAGGAACAGGTAGAGCGAGACAAGGATCAATTCGTGCACCACATTGGACAGGTGGTGGAGTTGTATTTGCTCCAAAGCCAAGAGATTATTCAATCAAATTAAACAAAAAAGAAAAAAGAGCGGCATTAAAATCAGCATTAACTGCAAAAGTAAATGATAATAAACTTATTGTTGTTGATGAATTAAAACTTGATGAAGTCAAAACTAAAAAGATGAGTGAAGTTTTAGCTAACTTAAAAGTACAAAAAGCATTAGTAGTTTTAAATGATAATGACAAAAATGTTGTATTATCAACTCGTAATATCAGAGGTGTAAAAACAGCATTAACTAATACAATTAATGTATACGACATTCTAAAATATGATACTTTTGTGGTAACTAAAGATGCGGTTGCTACAATTCAGGAGGTGTATGCATAA
- the rplV gene encoding 50S ribosomal protein L22, with protein MAKGHRSQIKRERNANKDTRPKAKVSYARVSPTKAKIVLDTIKGKDVGAAVGILNYTPRNGARIIEKVLKSAIANAENNNGLDPANLYIEEAFANKGPTMKRIRPRAQGRAYRIEKKSSHITIILNER; from the coding sequence ATGGCTAAAGGGCATAGAAGTCAGATAAAAAGAGAAAGAAATGCTAACAAAGATACTAGACCTAAAGCAAAGGTATCCTATGCTAGAGTTTCACCAACAAAAGCTAAAATTGTACTTGATACAATTAAAGGAAAAGATGTAGGTGCAGCCGTAGGTATATTAAATTACACACCTAGAAACGGTGCTAGAATCATAGAGAAAGTTTTAAAATCAGCTATAGCTAATGCTGAGAATAATAATGGATTAGATCCAGCTAACTTATACATTGAAGAAGCTTTTGCTAACAAAGGACCTACAATGAAAAGAATAAGACCAAGAGCACAAGGTAGAGCGTATAGAATAGAGAAGAAATCTAGTCATATCACAATCATTCTTAACGAAAGATAG
- the rpsC gene encoding 30S ribosomal protein S3, with protein sequence MGQKVNPHGLRVGIIKDWDAKWYAEKDFADLLIEDNKLRTYIKKRLYSAGVSRIEIERASERVKINIHTAKPGIVIGKGGSSIEKLRTELQKMTASKVIVNIVEVKRPEKNAQLVAENIALQLENRVSFRRAMKQSMGRTMKAGAKGIKAICSGRLGGAEMARTESYNEGTIPLQTLRADIDYGFAEANTIYGKIGVKIYIYNGEVLPGQVTKREGRGK encoded by the coding sequence ATGGGACAAAAAGTCAACCCACATGGATTAAGAGTCGGAATTATTAAAGACTGGGATGCAAAGTGGTACGCAGAAAAGGATTTTGCAGACCTTTTAATAGAAGACAACAAATTAAGAACATATATTAAAAAAAGATTGTATTCAGCTGGTGTATCTAGAATAGAAATTGAAAGAGCATCAGAAAGAGTTAAAATTAACATTCACACAGCTAAACCTGGTATTGTTATTGGTAAAGGCGGTTCATCAATTGAAAAATTAAGAACTGAGTTACAAAAAATGACTGCTAGTAAAGTAATCGTGAATATCGTTGAAGTAAAAAGACCAGAAAAAAATGCTCAATTAGTTGCTGAAAACATTGCACTTCAACTTGAAAACCGTGTATCTTTCCGTAGAGCTATGAAACAATCAATGGGAAGAACAATGAAGGCAGGAGCAAAAGGTATTAAAGCTATCTGTTCAGGACGTTTAGGTGGAGCAGAAATGGCTCGTACAGAATCATATAATGAGGGAACAATTCCTCTACAGACACTTCGTGCAGATATAGATTATGGATTTGCTGAAGCAAATACTATATATGGAAAAATCGGTGTAAAAATATATATTTATAATGGCGAAGTTCTTCCTGGTCAAGTTACTAAGAGAGAAGGGAGAGGGAAGTAA
- the rpsL gene encoding 30S ribosomal protein S12, which yields MPTINQLVRKGRAVSTKKSTAPALQKGYNSLHKRTTDVSSPQKRGVCTAVKTATPKKPNSALRKIARVRLTNGIEVTGYIPGEGHNLQEHSVVLLRGGRVKDLPGTRYHIVRGTLDTAGVADRKQSRSKYGAKRPKK from the coding sequence ATGCCTACTATTAACCAATTAGTAAGAAAAGGTAGAGCAGTATCAACTAAGAAATCAACAGCACCTGCTCTTCAAAAAGGCTATAACTCTTTACACAAGAGAACTACTGATGTATCATCACCACAAAAAAGAGGTGTTTGTACTGCAGTAAAAACAGCCACTCCAAAAAAACCAAACTCAGCTCTTCGTAAGATTGCAAGGGTTCGTTTAACTAATGGTATCGAAGTAACAGGCTATATTCCTGGTGAGGGACATAACCTACAAGAACATAGCGTTGTTCTACTAAGAGGTGGAAGGGTAAAAGACTTACCTGGTACACGTTATCATATTGTTAGAGGTACACTTGACACAGCTGGTGTAGCTGACCGTAAACAATCACGTTCAAAATACGGAGCTAAGAGACCAAAAAAATAA
- the fusA gene encoding elongation factor G gives MAGRQFPLERTRNIGIMAHIDAGKTTLTERILFYTGRTHKIGETHEGAAQMDWMEQEQERGITITSAATTCQWLNHRINIIDTPGHVDFTVEVERSLRVLDGSVGVFCAKGGVEPQSETVWRQADKYRVPRMAFVNKMDIMGADFYNAVDMMRDRLGANAVPIQLPIGAEDDFVGLIDLMKMKAFIYKDDLGQDISEEDIPADLADQAEEYREAMVEAIAETDEELMEKYLEGEELTEKELKKALRKAVINVEIIPVLCGTAYRNKGAQKLLDAVVEYMPAPIDVPAIQGIDPDTEEEVERPSSDEEPFSALAFKIMADPFVGKLAFFRVYSGTTNSGSYVYNSTKNKKERMGRILQMHANKREEIDKVYSGDIAAAVGLKVTSTGDTLCDDKHPVILESMIFPEPVIHVAIEPKTKAGQEKMGIALAKLAEEDPTFKTRTDHDTGQTIISGMGELHLEIIVDRLLREFKVEANVGQPQVAYKETITKEVEVEGKFVRQSGGRGQYGHCKVRFSPMDVNSEETYEFVNSIVGGSIPKEYIPAVDNGIQEAMSSGLLAGYPVLGIKAVCYDGSYHDVDSSEMAFKIAGSMAFKEAMKKGGATLCEPIMRVDVSVPEDYMGDVIGDINSRRGRIEGMEPRNGVQQIHGFVPLSEMFGYATDLRSKTQGRGTYVMQFDHFEPLPKSIQEKIIAGRATN, from the coding sequence TTGGCTGGAAGACAATTCCCACTAGAAAGAACTAGAAACATTGGGATTATGGCTCATATTGATGCAGGTAAAACAACACTAACAGAACGTATCTTATTCTATACAGGAAGAACTCACAAGATTGGGGAAACTCATGAAGGTGCAGCTCAAATGGACTGGATGGAGCAAGAACAGGAAAGAGGAATAACAATTACTTCCGCAGCTACAACTTGTCAATGGCTGAATCATAGGATTAACATTATTGATACACCGGGGCACGTTGACTTTACAGTAGAAGTAGAACGTTCTCTTCGTGTTTTAGATGGTTCTGTAGGTGTATTTTGTGCAAAAGGTGGAGTAGAGCCACAATCTGAGACTGTTTGGCGTCAAGCAGATAAATATAGAGTACCTAGAATGGCATTTGTTAATAAGATGGACATTATGGGTGCAGACTTTTATAATGCAGTAGATATGATGAGAGATAGACTTGGTGCTAATGCAGTACCAATTCAATTACCAATCGGAGCAGAAGATGACTTTGTAGGTCTTATAGATTTAATGAAAATGAAAGCATTTATTTATAAAGATGACCTTGGTCAAGATATCTCCGAAGAAGACATCCCAGCAGATTTAGCAGATCAAGCAGAAGAATATAGAGAAGCTATGGTTGAAGCGATCGCTGAAACAGATGAAGAATTAATGGAAAAATATCTTGAAGGAGAAGAGCTTACAGAAAAAGAATTGAAGAAAGCTCTAAGAAAAGCAGTAATAAACGTTGAGATTATTCCTGTTTTATGTGGTACAGCATATAGAAACAAAGGTGCACAAAAATTATTGGATGCAGTTGTTGAATATATGCCAGCTCCTATAGATGTACCTGCTATTCAAGGTATCGACCCAGATACAGAAGAAGAAGTAGAAAGACCATCTTCAGACGAAGAGCCTTTCTCAGCATTAGCATTTAAGATAATGGCAGACCCATTTGTTGGTAAATTAGCATTCTTTAGAGTTTATTCAGGAACAACTAATTCAGGTTCTTATGTATATAACTCAACTAAGAATAAGAAAGAACGTATGGGACGTATTCTTCAAATGCATGCTAACAAGAGAGAAGAAATTGATAAAGTTTACTCAGGAGATATCGCAGCAGCAGTTGGATTAAAAGTTACTTCAACTGGAGATACTTTATGTGATGATAAACATCCTGTAATACTTGAATCAATGATATTCCCTGAGCCAGTTATCCACGTTGCTATAGAGCCTAAAACTAAAGCTGGTCAAGAAAAAATGGGTATTGCCCTTGCAAAACTTGCAGAAGAAGATCCAACATTCAAAACACGTACTGATCACGATACAGGACAAACAATTATTTCTGGTATGGGTGAACTTCACCTTGAAATCATTGTTGACCGTCTACTTAGAGAATTCAAAGTAGAAGCTAACGTAGGTCAACCACAAGTTGCATACAAAGAGACTATTACTAAAGAAGTTGAAGTAGAAGGTAAATTTGTACGTCAATCAGGTGGACGTGGACAATACGGACATTGTAAAGTTAGATTCTCACCAATGGACGTTAATAGCGAAGAAACTTACGAATTTGTTAATTCTATAGTTGGTGGTTCTATTCCAAAAGAATATATCCCAGCAGTAGATAATGGAATTCAAGAGGCAATGAGTAGTGGTTTATTAGCAGGATATCCTGTACTTGGTATTAAAGCGGTTTGTTATGATGGATCATATCATGATGTTGACTCATCTGAGATGGCTTTCAAAATTGCTGGATCAATGGCATTCAAAGAAGCTATGAAAAAAGGTGGAGCAACTCTTTGTGAACCAATCATGAGAGTTGACGTTTCAGTACCAGAAGATTACATGGGTGATGTTATTGGTGACATCAACTCACGTAGAGGACGTATTGAAGGTATGGAACCACGTAATGGTGTTCAACAAATCCACGGATTTGTACCATTATCAGAAATGTTTGGTTATGCAACTGACTTACGTTCAAAAACTCAAGGTAGAGGAACTTATGTAATGCAATTTGATCATTTTGAGCCACTACCAAAATCAATTCAAGAAAAGATTATTGCAGGTAGAGCAACTAATTAA
- a CDS encoding ribosomal L7Ae/L30e/S12e/Gadd45 family protein, protein MHRLKTNSKVIGMKQTLKALENEEVEVLYVAKDAQDEVTTRHIELAASQQIPVVYIDTMEELGSVCDVEVKTATAALIK, encoded by the coding sequence GTGCACCGATTAAAAACTAATTCCAAAGTAATTGGGATGAAACAGACTCTCAAAGCTCTTGAAAATGAAGAAGTAGAAGTACTTTATGTTGCAAAAGATGCACAGGATGAAGTAACTACCAGACACATTGAATTAGCAGCGAGTCAACAAATCCCTGTAGTTTATATTGATACTATGGAGGAATTAGGTTCAGTTTGCGATGTAGAAGTTAAAACAGCAACCGCAGCACTAATTAAATAA
- the rplW gene encoding 50S ribosomal protein L23, producing MADLKYYDIILKPVVTEKSMEVMADRKYTFLVHPEATKTQVKEAVEKMFEGTKVEKVNTMNNIGKVKRRGMTFGKTAKTKKAIVKLTEGSKEIDFFEGM from the coding sequence ATGGCTGATTTAAAATATTATGACATAATATTAAAACCTGTTGTTACTGAAAAAAGTATGGAAGTTATGGCTGACAGAAAATACACTTTCTTAGTTCATCCAGAAGCAACAAAAACTCAAGTAAAAGAAGCAGTAGAAAAAATGTTCGAAGGAACAAAAGTTGAAAAAGTCAATACTATGAATAATATTGGTAAAGTAAAAAGAAGAGGTATGACTTTTGGTAAAACTGCTAAGACAAAGAAGGCTATTGTTAAGTTAACAGAAGGTAGCAAAGAAATAGATTTCTTTGAAGGTATGTAA
- the rplB gene encoding 50S ribosomal protein L2 has translation MGIKKYNPYTPSRRHMTGSTFEEITKKTPEKSLVVSLKKHSGRNNQGKITVRHRGGGSKIKYRMIDFKRNKDGVPGKVVAIEYDPNRSANIALVQYVDGEKRYILSPNGLKVGHKVMSGSEAEIRVGNALQLKDIPVGSSIHNIELKPGKGGQLVRSAGNVAQLMAKEGKFATLRLPSGEMRLVPILCKATIGQVGNIDHELITVGKAGRKRHMGIRPTVRGSVMNPNDHPHGGGEGRAPVGRPSPMTPWGKPALGYKTRKKNKHSNKYIIRKRSSNK, from the coding sequence ATGGGTATTAAAAAATATAACCCTTATACACCTTCCAGAAGACATATGACAGGATCTACTTTTGAGGAGATTACTAAAAAAACTCCTGAGAAATCATTAGTAGTAAGTCTAAAAAAACATTCTGGACGTAATAATCAAGGTAAGATTACAGTAAGACACCGTGGTGGCGGGTCTAAGATTAAATATAGAATGATAGATTTCAAAAGAAATAAAGATGGTGTTCCAGGTAAAGTAGTAGCTATTGAATATGATCCAAACCGTTCAGCAAATATTGCATTAGTACAATATGTGGATGGAGAAAAAAGATATATTCTTTCACCAAACGGCTTAAAAGTGGGACACAAAGTAATGAGTGGATCAGAAGCTGAAATCAGAGTTGGTAATGCATTACAACTTAAAGATATTCCAGTAGGTTCTAGCATTCACAATATCGAGTTAAAACCAGGTAAAGGTGGACAATTAGTTCGTTCAGCTGGTAATGTAGCTCAACTTATGGCAAAAGAAGGTAAATTTGCAACACTTAGATTACCATCTGGAGAAATGAGATTAGTTCCAATCCTTTGTAAAGCTACAATAGGTCAAGTTGGAAATATCGATCATGAACTTATTACAGTTGGTAAAGCTGGACGTAAACGTCATATGGGTATCCGCCCTACAGTTCGTGGTTCTGTTATGAACCCTAATGACCATCCACATGGTGGTGGAGAAGGTAGAGCACCAGTTGGTCGTCCAAGTCCAATGACACCTTGGGGTAAACCAGCACTTGGTTACAAAACAAGAAAGAAAAATAAGCATTCTAATAAATATATCATAAGAAAACGTTCAAGTAATAAATAA
- the rpmC gene encoding 50S ribosomal protein L29 yields MKSTKYIEDLRNKSAAELNEDLVTAKKELFNLRFQNATNQLDNTGRIKEVRKNIARIQTIITEQLKVAK; encoded by the coding sequence GTGAAGTCAACTAAATACATTGAAGATTTAAGAAATAAATCTGCTGCAGAACTTAATGAAGATTTAGTTACTGCAAAAAAAGAATTATTTAACCTAAGATTTCAAAATGCGACTAACCAATTAGATAATACAGGTAGAATTAAAGAGGTTAGAAAAAATATAGCTAGAATTCAAACAATTATAACTGAGCAATTAAAGGTTGCTAAGTAA
- the rpsG gene encoding 30S ribosomal protein S7 yields the protein MPRKGHIQKREVLADPMYSDKVVTKLINNIMLDGKKGAAQKIVYGAFEKVAEKTGKDAVEVFKEAMNNIMPVLEVKARRVGGSTYQVPMEVRPERRQALGLRWLTIYTRKRGERTMVDRLAAEIMDAANNTGASVKKREDTHKMAEANKAFAHYRF from the coding sequence GTGCCACGTAAAGGACATATCCAAAAAAGAGAAGTATTAGCTGATCCAATGTACAGTGATAAAGTGGTAACTAAACTTATCAATAACATTATGTTAGATGGTAAAAAAGGAGCTGCGCAAAAAATTGTATATGGAGCATTTGAAAAGGTAGCTGAAAAAACTGGAAAAGATGCAGTAGAAGTTTTTAAAGAAGCTATGAATAACATTATGCCTGTTCTTGAAGTTAAAGCTAGACGTGTTGGTGGATCTACTTACCAAGTTCCTATGGAAGTTAGACCAGAGAGAAGACAAGCCTTAGGACTTCGTTGGTTAACTATTTATACACGTAAGCGTGGAGAAAGAACTATGGTAGATCGTTTAGCTGCTGAGATAATGGACGCAGCAAACAATACTGGTGCTTCAGTTAAGAAGAGAGAAGATACTCATAAAATGGCAGAAGCAAACAAAGCATTTGCACACTACAGATTCTAA
- the rplC gene encoding 50S ribosomal protein L3 yields the protein MKKAIIAKKVGMTQIFEESGELVPVTVLEAGPCVVTQVKTLENDGYKSVQVGFGERKEKHTNKPMKGHFDKAGVSFKKHIKEFRLDNAEEFEVGNEIKADTFEIGDKVDVSGVSKGKGFQGSIKRHNQSRGPMGHGSKSHRVSGSMGGASSPSRVFKGKKLPGHMGSENVTVQNLEVVRVDVENNLLLIKGAVPGPKKSIVTIVNSVKA from the coding sequence ATGAAAAAAGCTATTATAGCAAAAAAAGTTGGTATGACTCAAATATTTGAAGAAAGTGGAGAGTTAGTACCTGTAACAGTATTAGAAGCTGGACCATGTGTGGTAACTCAAGTAAAAACACTTGAAAACGATGGTTACAAATCTGTACAAGTTGGATTTGGTGAGAGAAAAGAAAAACACACTAATAAGCCAATGAAAGGTCATTTTGACAAAGCAGGCGTTAGCTTCAAAAAGCATATAAAAGAGTTTAGACTTGATAATGCAGAGGAATTTGAAGTAGGAAACGAAATCAAAGCTGATACATTCGAAATTGGTGACAAAGTTGATGTATCTGGTGTATCAAAAGGTAAAGGATTCCAAGGATCAATTAAGAGACATAACCAATCAAGAGGACCAATGGGTCACGGTTCTAAGTCTCATAGAGTATCTGGATCTATGGGTGGTGCTTCTTCACCTTCAAGAGTATTCAAAGGTAAAAAATTACCTGGACATATGGGTAGTGAGAATGTAACTGTTCAAAACTTAGAAGTAGTAAGAGTAGATGTTGAAAACAATTTACTTTTAATAAAAGGTGCTGTACCAGGACCTAAAAAATCAATAGTAACAATAGTAAATAGCGTAAAAGCTTAG
- the rpsS gene encoding 30S ribosomal protein S19, which translates to MARSLKKGPFADEHLLKKVRVLNEKGDKQVIKTWSRRSTIFPEMLGHTIAVHDGRRHVPVYISEDMVGHKLGEFVLTRTYRGHGKDEKKSKVR; encoded by the coding sequence ATGGCTCGTTCACTTAAAAAAGGACCTTTCGCAGATGAGCACTTACTAAAAAAAGTAAGAGTATTAAATGAAAAAGGCGATAAACAAGTTATTAAAACATGGTCAAGACGTTCCACTATTTTCCCTGAAATGCTAGGTCATACTATTGCAGTTCATGATGGAAGAAGACATGTACCTGTTTATATAAGCGAAGATATGGTAGGACATAAATTAGGAGAATTCGTGCTAACAAGAACTTATAGAGGCCACGGAAAAGACGAAAAGAAATCAAAAGTACGTTAA
- a CDS encoding AraC family transcriptional regulator, with protein MYEYKEMQGVIDYIEEHLDEDMCVDMLAEMGMLSKFYFQRLFYKLVGVTVMEYVRLRRVARASEDIKDGRKITDIAFENGFNSLETFTRAFKSVYSMTPSEYKKKEIPLAHFYKPDLSLKYRAVDIGVPLVASGVVIEFGVKEIKEDVKLVGIVEECEMGVAGQDTPGVAWNKYVEVKSQIPDQSDVKVECGISFPSEKQGKFNYLASVQVDRFDSNDDRLHQYVVPKGLYVVCTFSAENFFELTNAALDKAMAYLLQTWLPNSDYDMISDFAVEYYDYRCLKDHPIPQQVQSAPVDIIKNPPEMDIMVMVKRK; from the coding sequence ATGTATGAGTATAAGGAAATGCAAGGAGTTATTGATTATATTGAAGAGCATTTGGATGAGGATATGTGTGTTGATATGTTGGCGGAGATGGGGATGTTGTCGAAGTTCTATTTTCAGAGATTGTTTTATAAGCTGGTTGGTGTTACAGTAATGGAGTATGTTAGGTTGAGAAGAGTGGCTAGGGCTTCGGAGGATATCAAAGATGGTAGAAAGATTACGGATATCGCTTTTGAGAATGGTTTTAATAGTTTGGAGACTTTTACGAGGGCATTCAAATCGGTGTATAGCATGACGCCTAGCGAATATAAGAAGAAGGAGATACCCCTTGCTCATTTTTATAAGCCTGATTTATCTCTGAAATATAGAGCTGTGGATATAGGAGTTCCTTTGGTAGCTTCAGGTGTGGTGATAGAATTTGGTGTTAAGGAAATAAAGGAAGATGTTAAATTAGTGGGGATTGTTGAAGAATGTGAAATGGGGGTAGCAGGACAGGATACTCCTGGGGTAGCTTGGAATAAGTATGTTGAGGTAAAGAGTCAAATACCTGATCAAAGTGATGTGAAGGTGGAGTGTGGAATATCTTTTCCATCTGAGAAACAAGGGAAATTTAATTATTTGGCATCAGTACAGGTTGATAGATTTGATAGTAATGATGATAGGTTACATCAATATGTTGTACCAAAGGGTTTGTATGTAGTATGTACTTTTTCGGCTGAGAATTTCTTTGAATTGACTAATGCTGCTTTGGATAAAGCTATGGCTTATCTTCTACAGACGTGGTTGCCTAATAGTGATTATGATATGATAAGTGATTTTGCTGTAGAGTATTATGATTATAGGTGTTTGAAAGATCATCCTATACCACAGCAGGTACAGAGTGCTCCAGTTGACATTATTAAGAATCCGCCTGAAATGGATATAATGGTAATGGTGAAAAGAAAATAA
- the tuf gene encoding elongation factor Tu: protein MAKAKYERTKPHVNIGTIGHVDHGKTTLTAAITKTLHERLGTGEAVAFDNIDKAPEERERGITISTAHVEYETEGRHYAHVDCPGHADYVKNMITGAAQMDGAILVVSAADGPMPQTREHILLSGQVGVQYIVVFMNKCDMVDDEELLELVEMEIRELLSEYDFPGDDIPIVMGSALKALEDPSSEWGDKILDLMKEVDAYIPSPERDIDKPFLMPIEDVFSITGRGTVATGRVERGVLHVSDEIEIVGIGESRKVVCTGVEMFRKLLDEAQAGDNIGALLRGVQRTEIERGQVLAKPGSITPHTKFKAQVYVLKKEEGGRHTPFFSNYRPQFYFRTTDITGVINLPEGVEMCMPGDNVEMEIELIAPIAMEKGLRFAIREGGRTVGAGSVAEIIE from the coding sequence ATGGCTAAAGCTAAATATGAAAGAACCAAACCACACGTTAATATTGGTACTATTGGACACGTTGACCATGGTAAAACAACATTAACAGCTGCAATTACAAAAACTTTACACGAAAGATTAGGAACTGGAGAAGCAGTTGCTTTTGATAATATCGATAAGGCTCCAGAAGAAAGAGAACGTGGTATTACTATCTCAACAGCACACGTTGAGTATGAAACAGAAGGAAGACACTACGCACACGTAGACTGCCCAGGACATGCTGACTACGTTAAGAACATGATCACTGGTGCTGCTCAAATGGACGGTGCTATCTTAGTTGTTTCAGCTGCAGATGGTCCAATGCCTCAAACTCGTGAGCATATCCTTTTATCAGGCCAAGTTGGTGTTCAATACATCGTTGTATTCATGAACAAATGTGATATGGTTGATGATGAAGAATTATTAGAATTAGTTGAAATGGAAATCAGAGAATTATTATCTGAATATGATTTCCCAGGTGATGATATTCCTATCGTTATGGGTTCTGCTTTAAAAGCATTAGAAGATCCATCATCAGAGTGGGGAGACAAAATCTTAGACTTAATGAAAGAAGTAGATGCTTATATTCCATCTCCAGAAAGAGATATTGACAAGCCTTTCTTAATGCCTATAGAGGACGTATTCTCAATCACTGGTCGTGGTACTGTTGCAACTGGTAGAGTTGAGCGTGGAGTACTTCACGTATCTGACGAAATTGAAATCGTTGGAATCGGAGAATCAAGAAAAGTTGTTTGTACAGGAGTAGAAATGTTCCGTAAATTATTAGACGAAGCTCAAGCTGGTGATAACATCGGTGCATTACTTCGTGGTGTTCAAAGAACAGAAATTGAAAGAGGTCAAGTATTAGCTAAGCCTGGTTCAATTACTCCTCATACTAAGTTCAAAGCTCAAGTATATGTTCTTAAAAAAGAAGAGGGTGGACGTCATACTCCATTTTTCTCAAACTATAGACCACAGTTCTATTTCAGAACTACTGATATCACTGGTGTAATCAACCTTCCAGAAGGTGTAGAAATGTGTATGCCTGGTGACAACGTAGAAATGGAAATCGAACTTATTGCTCCAATCGCTATGGAAAAAGGTTTACGTTTCGCTATCCGTGAGGGTGGAAGAACTGTAGGTGCTGGATCAGTAGCAGAAATTATTGAATAA
- the rplP gene encoding 50S ribosomal protein L16, with protein MLIPKRVKRRKQFRGNMKGKALRGNKINYGEYGIVALEPCWIKSNQIEAARVAMTRYIKRGGKVWIKIFPDKPVTAKPAETRMGKGKGSPEYWVAVVKPGRVMFEIAGVEEEVAREALRLAMHKLPCKCKVYSRAELEGGDNCEVN; from the coding sequence ATGTTAATTCCAAAGAGAGTTAAACGCCGTAAACAATTTCGTGGTAACATGAAAGGTAAAGCGTTAAGAGGAAACAAAATCAATTACGGTGAATATGGTATTGTTGCATTAGAGCCTTGCTGGATAAAATCCAATCAGATAGAAGCTGCCCGTGTTGCTATGACTCGTTACATCAAACGTGGTGGTAAAGTTTGGATTAAAATTTTCCCTGATAAACCAGTTACAGCAAAACCTGCTGAAACAAGAATGGGTAAAGGAAAAGGATCACCTGAGTACTGGGTAGCAGTAGTAAAGCCAGGCCGTGTAATGTTTGAAATTGCTGGAGTAGAAGAAGAAGTAGCTAGAGAAGCATTAAGACTTGCTATGCACAAGTTGCCATGTAAATGTAAAGTTTATTCTCGTGCAGAGCTAGAAGGCGGTGATAATTGTGAAGTCAACTAA
- the rpsJ gene encoding 30S ribosomal protein S10, with protein MASQKMRISLKAYDHQLIDQSSKKIIETAKKTGAKVSGPIPLPTKKEVVTILRAVHKYKDSREQFEQRTHKRLIDILMPTAKTVDALMRLELPAGVDIKVDVK; from the coding sequence ATGGCAAGTCAAAAAATGAGAATTAGCTTAAAAGCATACGATCATCAATTAATCGATCAATCTTCAAAGAAAATTATTGAAACAGCTAAGAAAACTGGTGCTAAGGTGAGCGGACCAATTCCACTACCTACTAAGAAAGAAGTAGTAACTATTCTTAGAGCTGTACACAAGTACAAAGATTCCAGAGAACAATTCGAACAAAGAACTCATAAAAGATTAATTGACATTCTTATGCCAACAGCTAAGACAGTAGATGCTTTAATGAGACTTGAACTACCTGCAGGGGTAGATATCAAAGTAGATGTTAAATAA